The genomic stretch ATCAAGCCAAAGCAATACCAACAGTTCAGCATCTGGCGATgatatattttcttcgttCCTATCAGCCCCACCAGCCTCAATATCATCTTTAAACAGTGCTGCAAATGCAACAACCGCAGAAGCGGCAGCTTCTGCTGAAAAAACTGAAGAAGAAAGCTTCTTTAATCAGCCTGTGCCCACACCTCAAGAAAAGAGTAAAATGACAAAAGATAGTATCCTGGCGCTCTATGCCACTCCCAATCAACAGCAAAGCATTTTTGGAGTTTCCGGTGAGTAATTCATTATCAATAGTGAAATGTAAACCTACATTTTTAAACGTTGCTGTGCAAATTTTTCATGTGAAAGGTTCATGTGATTTTTGTTAAAGTGTTTCTGGAGTTGCTAGTTCTGCGTTAACGTTCATACGAATCAGCCTGAAATTGAGCAATTAATGGTGCCTTTTCTTGTCAAGAGTACATAGTATAAATTCATGACTCATGTATACAAACTGTTAGCAGGAGGTATGTATGCTCAGCAAACAACAGCGCAACAATTTCCACAACAGATGACTGCAATCCCTGGGTTTGGCCAGCAAAacagttttcaaaatcattcgATCAACTCTCTTGGAATAGTTAACCCTGTCCAAGGACAGGTGGGAATGCAAAATCAATTGGGCAGTTTACCCTCCAATCAATTAGGTGCCCAATTAAACCCAGCATTAGGGAATCACCTTGCAGGAAACAATATCAATCAAATAAATGGTGTGCAAAATACCGCAATGGGAATACCGGGCAATCAAATGGGGGGAATGGTAAGTGATTAATTCATCAGTTTCAATGCGCATTGTCTTAGTGTGCATTTTCCTTTCGTTTGTACCATAAACTcctataataaaatatttcacaggTCCAAATTGCCCAAAATGGATCGAATAACGGATGGAGTGGaatgttggcaacacagaaCTTACAACCTGCTCCAGGTAGTAatcctttttttaatttaccgaACCAACAACAGAGCACTGCGTTCGCCAATCAGGTAAATCATTATCCGTATCTTCtattgttgtaaaatttacgtaatttTAGACCTGTACAATCTACTTGAGTTATCAAATCTACTTGAGTTATCAAATCTACTTGATAACCGGATCATTATCTCAACAactgaaatattaataatgatacATTGATTCAATCCTGATACCTAATAATAATGCTGAGAATTTGTTTCACTACAGCTCCCCCAACAGATGACACAACTGTCGTTAGGAGCAACCAGTTTTCCACCAGTGTCTGGAAAACCGGCTTCCCCTATGATGCCTGGGCAAACACTATCGACCAACTTATGGCAGTAATACAGTCTACCATATAGATAATCGGTTTGTTCGTTTAATCGATGTTGTGCGCTCGCGTTGTTAGGCCTATTTTGTTTCGACATGTTTATTCACGTTCCAACGTTGTCACTCATCTAAGAAATCGGGTAAGAGAAAGAAGCGCCCTCAGATTTTCAAGAAGTAGACACAACAATGGCGT from Neodiprion virginianus isolate iyNeoVirg1 chromosome 3, iyNeoVirg1.1, whole genome shotgun sequence encodes the following:
- the LOC124299705 gene encoding stromal membrane-associated protein 1 isoform X2, with the translated sequence MTSRLEKERTKQIQEKCQTLLTQMLRDEDNKYCVDCDAKGPRWASWNLGIFLCIRCAGIHRNLGVHISKVKSVNLDTWTPEQVVSLQQMGNSRARAVYEANLPDSFRRPQSDSSLESFIRAKYEHKKYIAKEWVPPSLPKVNWDKELDEEAERQRRRKKEGAKSSGGQTALPPVKKPEAVPQLPKPRSSVSPKSTRANPSATLDLLGLDAPSSQSNTNSSASGDDIFSSFLSAPPASISSLNSAANATTAEAAASAEKTEEESFFNQPVPTPQEKSKMTKDSILALYATPNQQQSIFGVSGGMYAQQTTAQQFPQQMTAIPGFGQQNSFQNHSINSLGIVNPVQGQVGMQNQLGSLPSNQLGAQLNPALGNHLAGNNINQINGVQNTAMGIPGNQMGGMVQIAQNGSNNGWSGMLATQNLQPAPGSNPFFNLPNQQQSTAFANQLPQQMTQLSLGATSFPPVSGKPASPMMPGQTLSTNLWQ
- the LOC124299705 gene encoding stromal membrane-associated protein 1 isoform X1, giving the protein MTSRLEKERTKQIQEKCQTLLTQMLRDEDNKYCVDCDAKGPRWASWNLGIFLCIRCAGIHRNLGVHISKVKSVNLDTWTPEQVVSLQQMGNSRARAVYEANLPDSFRRPQSDSSLESFIRAKYEHKKYIAKEWVPPSLPKVNWDKELDEEAERQRRRKKEGAKSSGGQTALPPVKKPEAVPQLPKPRSSVSPKSTRANPSATLDLLGLDAPSSQSNTNSSASGDDIFSSFLSAPPASISSLNSAANATTAEAAASAEKTEEESFFNQPVPTPQEKSKMTKDSILALYATPNQQQSIFGVSAGGMYAQQTTAQQFPQQMTAIPGFGQQNSFQNHSINSLGIVNPVQGQVGMQNQLGSLPSNQLGAQLNPALGNHLAGNNINQINGVQNTAMGIPGNQMGGMVQIAQNGSNNGWSGMLATQNLQPAPGSNPFFNLPNQQQSTAFANQLPQQMTQLSLGATSFPPVSGKPASPMMPGQTLSTNLWQ